In Elusimicrobiota bacterium, a single genomic region encodes these proteins:
- a CDS encoding aminoacyl-tRNA hydrolase has product MRLIVGLGNPGPRYARTRHNAGFRLVDFLAGPEASWKDFKGLGEFSHLSPLILAKPLTYMNESGRFVAAFAHYHKIETNRILVCFDDVALPLGRLRLRPQGSAGGQKGMQSIIEALGTQEIARLRIGVGPQPAGVDSADYVLAPFTPLQERELSSVLESAASAAQRAARDGLPAAMSEFNREHHGSSA; this is encoded by the coding sequence CTGCGCCTCATCGTAGGGCTCGGCAATCCGGGTCCGCGCTACGCTCGAACCCGCCACAACGCGGGCTTCAGACTGGTCGATTTCCTGGCCGGGCCGGAGGCCTCTTGGAAGGATTTCAAGGGCCTGGGGGAGTTCTCCCACCTCTCCCCGCTGATTTTGGCCAAGCCCCTTACCTACATGAACGAATCCGGGCGCTTCGTGGCCGCTTTCGCCCATTACCACAAAATCGAGACGAACCGCATCCTGGTCTGCTTCGACGACGTGGCCCTGCCGCTGGGGAGGCTGCGTCTGAGGCCCCAGGGCTCGGCCGGGGGCCAGAAGGGCATGCAGTCCATCATCGAAGCCTTGGGGACCCAGGAAATCGCGCGCCTGCGCATCGGCGTCGGCCCCCAGCCGGCAGGTGTGGATTCCGCGGATTATGTTTTGGCGCCGTTCACGCCCCTTCAGGAAAGGGAGCTCTCGAGTGTGCTAGAATCAGCCGCGAGCGCCGCGCAACGGGCGGCCCGGGATGGCCTTCCGGCGGCGATGAGCGAGTTCAATCGAGAACACCATGGATCCTCTGCTTAA